The Orrella daihaiensis genome contains the following window.
GAGTCCCTGATGCATGAGGCCATCGGCGTGATGGGTGTAGACACCGCGCTGACAATTGACAACGTCGAGCCCTTGTTCGATCGGCTTCATGTGCCTGACCCGCAGTTGGCTAGCCAGATGTGTCCTGTGCGTCTTCCGGATGGCACGGCGCAAGTCTGGGTGCTACCCGAATACGCTCATCACGATCAGGCGCGAGCGTTGGTGTTGGCTTTGGCGCAACTGGGCATGTCGATTGCCAAGCCGTCACGGCAAATCGTGCCACCAGCCCGCCTTGGTGAGCTCAACCGGGGTTTGAGACATGGCAAGACGACTCAGGCGGTGCTACGTGTAGCGGCCAGCACACCCAAGCATGTGTTGGTGACGCTGCTCGATGACTTGATTACGTGGGCGCTCAAAGCCGATGCCAGTGACATTCATCTGACGGTGCGTCATGCGCAACCGTATGCTGATGTGGCATTCAGTATCAATGGCGGATGTTTCAGGCCTGCTCATTTCCGAATGCTTTCAACAGAAGTGGTGCTGGAGCTGTTGGCAGTTAGCTGGATGACAGTGCAAGGCGGCAACGGCGCTGTATTCGATGTCACGTGTGAGCAGCAAGGGCGATTCGAACGCACCATCGGTGGTGATGTTGTCGGGTTGCGGTGGGCGTCGCTAGTGATTCAAGGCGGCGTCAGTGTCTGCTGGCGTTTGTTGAATCGGGTGTGTTGGCAAGTTGCACCATCGCTTGATGAGCTGGGCTATGACCCGACACAATATGCCGCCATGCTGCGTGCCACGCACGGACATGGGGGGCTGGTGGTATTTGCTGGACTGGTTGGCTCAGGTAAATCGACATCTTTGGCTGCTTTGATGAAGTTGATCCCAACAACTCGCAAGATCATCACGCTAGAGGATCCTGTTGAATATGTCATCGACAATGCACTGCAGTGCCCTGTCGCAGGTTTCGATGCTCAGGCGGTCACCGGTCAGCTTGCCAGCAAACTGAAGACCATCAAGCGAAGCGCCGCGCATGATGTATTGATTGGTGAGTTACGCGACACGCTAGGCGGGCAGGCCGTGGTGGATTTGGTGCTGGCGGGCACCAATGTTTACACCACCGTGCACGCAAGTTCAGCCCTGCAAATTCTGACACGCTTGAGTTCAGACTTGATTGGGGTGCCAGAGAGCCTTCTGGTGATGCCAGGCTTTATCAAGCTGTTGGTTTATCAGGTCTTGCTCAAGCAACTTTGCACGGCGTGCTCGCAAAGCGCGAGTGACTGGCTGGCGTCTGCCGATGGCTTGCCAGACCAGCCGCAATCGTTGCTGTCAGACAAACTCGAGTGGCTTGAACGTTTGGCACAAGTCACCAACGGCAATTGGCAGGATTGGCGTTTCAGAAACCACGCGGGCTGCGCTGCCTGTCAGCGCCATGAGGACTCACACGGCACAGGCTATCGTGACCGCTTGCTAATTGCCGAGATGATCGAGCCGGCTGCATTGCCCGGGTTTTACCCAGCGCTAGCGGGCCGCTCGCTATGGCAGCAAGTGGCCAGTTGGCAGTTGGCTGCTGGCACGCAAGCCTCAGAGTTGACCGGTTACCTACCGGTAGTCAATGCAGCCCAGGTGCACCTCAACCAGGGGCTGATCGATCCGCTTGACTACGTATTGCGCTTTGCGCCAGTCCTCACGGAGTCCGTATGAGCATCGGTTTGGGCAGACAGATCTCTCATGACTCGCGCGCAAGTGCTCGATTGCCAATTGGCATCCGTTGGGCGGCGTGGCAATTTAAGCGCCAGCGAGCCGAGTATTACGCGTTTTTAGGAGAGTTTTTAGATAACCGGGCACTTGAGCAAACCTTGCTCTTGACCTTTGAGCAAGACAGCTGGCGTCATGGCAATCGGTCACCTCGGGGGCGTTTGGCCGGATGGTGGGCCACACGTTATGCCGCCAGTGGTGGTGACCTGGTGCAAACCTGGCGTGGCACGCTGCCTGCCAAAGATTTGCAGACTATCGCCTTGGCGCAAGAGGCCGGACAAATGGCCTTGGTGCAAACCTTAAAAAGCATGGCTAGCCAAATCAGACTCTGGAATGAATGTGTCGGCAGTTTTTGGCAGACCATCGCGGTCGGTTTGGTCGCTGCCATGGTGGCAGTGGCTTGTCTTTTTGTGATGCCGTTATGGACAGTGCCCAGGCTCATGGGCGCATTTGCCAATGTGCCTGCTGCCTACCATGGTGCGTCATTGACTGCGCTATTGGGATGGGTTGATTCGGTTGGGTCCTACTGGTGGGCTTGGCTATTTGCCTGCAGTTTGGCGATGATCCTGATGTGGTGGTCATTGGCCGGATTTAAAGGATCGTTTCGTAACGTGCTCGATCGGTTTGGCATCTGGCGCCTATACCGTGACTTGAATGCCATGCAGTTTTTGACGGGCTCAGCAACACTGCTGAACGCTTTGTCAGCAAGCGGCGTATCACTGCGAACCGTCCTCACCACCCAACAGTTGCATGCAAGTGCCTGGCTCAATCACCACTTGTCACGTATGGTGCGCGAGCTTGACGCCGGCGCTGATGTGCTGACAAGTCTGAACACGGGACTTCTGGCTGACGACATCTGGTGGCGATTTGTTGATGTGGTGCGGGTTCACGGACTGGCTCAAGGTTTGGGCACTGCATCAGGCGCGATCGGCGAGTTACTCAAAACACAAATGGCTAAACGCGCCATCGTGTTGCGTTGGGTTTTGTTGATCTCAGCGCTTGCGACTGTGATGATCGTTGGCTTCTGGCATTTGCGGGCCATTGAAGAGCTGCGGCAGGGTTTGACCTTGTTTTACAGCCTTTCATAAGTCCCTCGTCACGACCACTGGCGCACTCTAAGCACACAACTCACTCACTTAAACCCACTCTACAGGAAGCAATCGATGCACATGATATTGACTGGTTTGCGCAACACACAGACTGTTACGCCCCAAGCTGTGACGCACCTAACGGCGGCGCCTACAAACAAGACACGCCATCTACAACGCGGTTTCTCTCTGGTGGAGGTGTCCATCGTGACCGCGCTGATGGTGATCTTGGCAATTGTCGGAATTCCGGCGTTGCAAGACTATGTCATTGAGAACAAAGTGCCTAAAGTGGCTGCGGATCTGCAGCGTTTTGTGGCGCGCATGAAAGTCGCAGGTATCGGTGGCAGTGATGCACCCTTTGCCAACGTTGACAAGCGTGTACTGGTCAATGGCATGCGCGGCAGTTCAGCCGTCACCGTCCGGGGTGAGGGGTCGACTGCGGTGGTGGTGCACGGCCTCGGAGGGCAAGGTATATCGGGTAATGGTGAAATTCTCATGGGGCCTGCCGCTGTACCGGATCAGCCAGTCGGCTCAGCGTTTAGTCTGACGCTTGATCATGTCAATCATGCTGCCTGCCCCATGCTCGCCACCACCTTGCAGCGCATGGCCAGCCAAGTCTTGATTGACGGCAAGTCAGGGGAAGTGGTGGTGAAGAATGATTTTGCTACCCCCCCAATGGCTTATCAGCCCGTCCTGGCTGATGCACAGTGCCAGCGTGGTGACAGTAACCGTTTTGTGTTTGTGTTTCAGTGACAAGTCTGCTGCGCCCCAATGGCCATGGGCGGGTGAGCAGTTGGCCAAGAGCGCGCCAGACAGGACAGGCGCTGGTGGAATGGATGGTGGTGGCTGCATTGGCCATGTTAGTGGTGATCTGGGCCGCGGGTGAGTTTGCACAAAAAGCCGAACAAGCGGCAGCCGATGGCTACGGGCAGTGGTTGCAGGCGGTATCAACTGCCATCACCGAGGCAATCAAGCATGACGACGCGGCCTCACAACCTAGTGCGGGCATGTTTGGCCAATTGCCGCTTAACACGCTGGTACCGATCGAGCCTTGGTTGGCGCGTCTGAAACAAGACGGTTGGCTGGCCGCAGCACTGGCCTCTAGGCCATCGTTGCCATATGACATTCGGCTCGTGAGACTTGACTCTACCGGTGCCTGCGCCAGTGATGCATGTCCCTTGACGGTGTTGCTATTGGCCATGCCGCGCACTGAGCAAGCTGCGTTGCACCCGAGCGCGATCTTGGCTGCCCTTGCAGGCAAAGGGCTTGCTGTGACCGATCTGGCGCCAGATCGGCTACGGGGTGCGGCCTACGAGGTGTCTAATCCGATGCCTGGTGGTATGCCCTTGCCACTTGGCACGGTTGGCTTACTAGCCTGGCATCCCGATCGTGCGCCGGCTTATGTCAGGCTGCATGAAACACGCAGTGTGACCTTGGCCGGGGGCGTGCAGCTTGGACAGACGGCGCAGGCTGAAGGCGACTGCCAGCCCGAGGGATTGGTCATGGTCGATTCAGCAGGGGAATTGCTGATCTGTCAGTCCGGCCACTGGCAAAAAGTGGGACAGCCGCACGATCATGTGCGCCAATGTGGGGCACTGGCGCAGCAAGATCAGGTCTTATTGGACTTGCAGCGTCAGTCGCGCCTGTGGCCCCTCTTAGGTGGTGATTCAGGTTGTCGATGCCCGTCGGATTTTGCGGCGGTAAATTTGGGGCGCGAGTTTGAGCGGGTGGGGCCAGTGGTTTTGGTCGATGGTTATGCGTGCCTGCGCCTATAATCGCTTGATCAACTTTGGATTGGCGGTTTACGCATGAAAGTCTCTGAAATTCGCGAGAAGTTTCTCAAGTACTTTGAAAGCAAAGGGCACACGATTGTGCCCTCGTCTTCGTTGGTGCCAGGCAATGACCCGACGTTGCTGTTTACCAACTCCGGTATGGTGCAGTTCAAGGATGTTTTTACAGGGCAGGAGACGCGTAACTACACTCGCGCCACGACCTCTCAGCGCAGTGTGCGCGCTGGCGGTAAGCACAATGACCTCGAGAACGTGGGCTACACCGCAAGGCATCACACTTTTTTTGAGATGCTTGGCAACTTCAGCTTTGGCGACTATTTCAAGCGTGACGCGATCCACTATGCCTGGGAGCTTTTAACCACGGTCTACAAATTGCCAGTGGATCGACTCTGGGTGACGGTCTATCACGAGGATGATGAGGCCTACGACATCTGGGCCAAGGAAATTGGGGTGCCAACCGAGCGCATTATTCGCATCGGTGACAACAAGGGCGCTCGTTACGCCTCAGACAACTTCTGGCAAATGGCTGATACCGGTCCGTGCGGGCCTTGTTCAGAGATTTTCTACGACCATGGGCCTGAGGTTTGGGGTGGCCCGCCTGGATCGCCAGAAGAGGATGGTGATCGATACATCGAAATCTGGAATCTGGTGTTTATGCAGTTTGAGCGCGACAGCGATGGTGTGATGCACCCACTGCCCAAGCCTTGCGTGGACACCGGCATGGGGCTTGAGCGTATTGCCGCTGTCTTGCAACACGTGCACTCCAATTATGAGATTGATTTGTTTGAGTCCCTGATCAAAGCCGCGGCGCGTGAAACCGGTTGTTCAGACTTGACCAACAATTCGCTGAAGGTCATCGCAGACCATATTCGAGCCTGCGCGTTTCTGGTGGTCGATGGCGTGATTCCGAGCAATGAGGGTCGCGGCTATGTGTTGCGTCGAATCATTCGACGTGCGCTGCGTCATGGCTACAAACTCGGACAGTCCAAGCCATTCTTTCACCGCTTGGTCAATGACCTGGTGCAGCAGATGGGGGCGGCCTACCCGGAGCTTGCCAATAACGCGGACCGTGTGGGCAGGGTGCTGTTACAGGAAGAGGAGCGATTTGGTGAGACGCTCGAGAACGGCATGCGAATTCTGGATGAGGCGTTGGCAAATCTTAAGAGCGGTCAGACACTCGATGGCCAGACGCTCTTTATGCTGTACGACACCTACGGGTTCCCGGTCGATCTGACGGCAGACATTTGTCGTGAGAAGTCCATTGAGGTGGACATGGTTGGGTTCGATGAGGCCATGGGCAAGCAACGTGACCAGGCGCGCGCTGCCGGACGGTTCAAGTCAGTCGATGGTTTGCACTACGAGGGTGATCAAACCGTATTCCATGGCTATGATGCGCTTGCCTGGGAGGCCGCGGTGGTGGCCTTGTACGTGGATGGGACCCCGGTTGATGAAATCGCAGCTGGTCAATCGGCTGTGGTGGTGCTTGATGAAACGCCGTTTTATGCGGAATCAGGCGGGCAAGTGGGTGATGCCGGTGAGATCGTGACTGAGGCCGGTCAGTTCGTGGTGTCTGATACCCAAAAGATTCAGGCCGGCGTTTTTGGTCATCACGGTGAGTTGACCCGTGGCTCATTAAAAGTCGGTCAAAGTGTTAAAGCCAAAGTTGACACGCTACGCCGGGCTCGCACAGTCCGTAACCACTCGGCCACCCATCTCATGCATAAAGCCTTGCGCGAGGTATTAGGTGCTCACGTACAGCAGCGCGGTTCACTGGTGGATCCCGACAAAACCCGGTTTGACTTTGCGCATGATGCTCCGATGACAGCTGAGCAAATTGCTGAGGTTGAAGAAATCGTGAATCGTGAGATTCTCGCCAATGAGCCTACCGATGCTCGCATCATGGCGTTTGACGATGCGGTCAAGTCGGGCGCTGTGGCACTGTTTGGCGAGAAGTATGGTGACACGGTGCGTGTGCTAGATATCGGATCCTCGCGCGAATTGTGTGGCGGCACGCATGTGACGCGCACGGGCGATATTGGTTTGTTCAAGATTGTCTCGGAATCCGGTGTCGCCGCCGGTGTTCGTCGCGTTGAAGCCATCACCGGCGACAACGTGTTGCACTGGGCTCAGTCGCTAAATGCCACGGCCGCGCACATCGCCTCGATGGTCAAATCAACGGTGTCCGATGCCGCTAATCGGGTGGCACAACTGCAAGAACAGCTTAAATCGGCTGAACGAGAGCTGGCACAAACCAAGGCCAAGATGAGCGCCGGCGCCGGGGCCGCGTTAGCGGATCAGGCCCAAGTGGTTGCTGGCATCAGGGTATTGGCCCATGATGTGGTGGGTGCCGACCCTAAAGGCCTGCGCGCCATGGTGGATCAGTTAAAGGACAAGCTGCAGTCAGGCGTGGTGGTGTTGGCGACAGTGACCGATGACAAGGTTAGTTTGGTCGCTGGTGTGACCAAGGACCTGATGGATCGTGTCAAAGCAGGGGACTTGCTGGCACACGTGGCCACTCAGGTCGGCGGCAAGGGTGGCGGGCGACCGGACATGGCCATGGGTGGCGGTACCGAGCCTGCGAAGCTGGCAACGGCCTTGCAATCCGTGCCGGCATGGGTTCAAACCAAAATCCAGGGCTGAGGCGGCAGATGGCTGAGATCGATCTGGATCATCCGGCTGCGACGGTGGACGCCACCGGCCTTGAATGCCCGCTGCCTATACTCAAAGCAAAAAAGGCCTTGTCCACGCTTGAACCTGGGCAGATGCTAGAAGTTATTACGACCGATCGCAAGGCTAAACAGGATTTTGAGGCATTTTGTCGGCAGACCGGTAACCCGCTACTGGCGCACCGGGATGTTGGCGAGAAGGTGCACCACTACTTGCAACGACGCGCCTGAACCATGCTAGAATCTACGGCTTAGCCCAAATTTTGTTACCAATTTTTATAGAAGAGATTACCTATGGTGGTGATTCGTATGGCTCGCGGCGGCTCCAAGAAGCGCCCGTTTTATAGCCTAGTTGCAACTGATTCGCGTGATCGTCGTGACGGTCGTTTTATCGAGCGTGTTGGTTTTTATAACCCTGTTGCTGGCGATAGCGACGAGAAATTGCGTATCCAGATGGATCGCGTGACCTACTGGCAGGGTGTGGGTGCGCAGTTGTCACCCTCAGTGGCCCGCTTGGTCAAAGAGTACAGCAAGCAGGTTGCTGCTTAAGCTGTCTTAGACGTTGTTTCAGACGTGTTGGTTCGGTGTTGGTTCGGTGTTGGTGCATGACTGAATTAGTCGATGAGCTCAAACAAATTGACTAAAAAGCTTTCAACCCACCCCAGCATAAGCTCTGATTCCGAGATGCAAGCCACACCCTCAGACCTGGTTGAACTAGGTCGGGTGCTCGGAGCGCATGGCATCAAAGGCTGGATTAAGGTCCAGCCTTTTTCTTCTGATTCCGAAGCATTGGGTGCCGTTAAGCGCTGGTGGCTTCGTTTGCCTCAGTCCCCGCTTGCGGTACCCGATAGCACTGCATCACCAGCGGTTGCCGTTAATTTGGTTTGGGCCAAGCCTCACGGCGCTAATTGGATTGCTTGCGTGAGGGGTTTAAACGACCGAGATGAGGCGCAGGCACTCAAGGGCAATACCGTGATGGTTCCCCGAGGCGCTTTTCCCAAACTTGATGAGAACGAGTATTACTGGGTCGATCTGATCGGCTGCTCAGTGACCACCGACGCCGATGGTGAATCCGAGCATTTGGGCGTGGTTGAATCCGTCCAAGACAACCCGGCGCATCCAATTCTGGTGGTACGGCAACAGCATGTCATTAATGGTCAGTGCGTCGACCGTGTTGACGACAAAGACAAGGCGGTTTACTCACTCATTCCGTTTGTAGCAGCCCATGTGGGTGACATTGACACCGAGGCCCGCATAATAGAGACCCACTGGCCACGGGATTTTTAGCCTGTCTTGGCTAACTGGTTTATACAAAGTTGCGTCCACAGCACTGAACTTAGGGTTAGCTTGTCTTGTCATACTAAAAAGCGGTCTACTATCAAAGTGGACAGCGTAATCAAGGAGCTAAGCATGGCAACACGACGTAAAGTATCCGAAGCAGAGCACGAATCTCGTCTGGTAGATCCCATCAAGCACGCGCTTGATGAGGCCGAAGATCTTTTGCGGGAAGCGGCTAGCGCGAGCGGAGACAAAGCTGAAGAATTGCGCGAGCAAGCGCTTGAGACATTACGGCGCAGCCGCCTGGCTTTGCATGATGTACAGGACTCGTTGCTTGATCGCGGCCGACAAGCCGTGCGCGTCACCGATGACTATGTGCATGAGCGACCCTGGCAAGCCGCAACGATTGCCGGTGTGGCTGGCCTGTTGTTGGGCTTATTGATTGCGCGCCGCTAATGTCGATCCGTCACAGCGTTAAAGACCTGTCAGCAGACCTGGTACAAGCCATTGCCACGCGCGTGGAGTTATTTGGGTTGGAGTGGCAACAAGCCAGAGAGGATCTGCCCAGGCTCTTGGCGCTGTGGGTGGTGGGCTTACTTGCCTTGCTGTTCGCAGCAGCACTGTTCACGTTGTTGATCATTGTGTTGGCTTGGGATACGCCATATCGGGATTGGGTTGTGCTGACACTCTGCGTTTTATATGCAGTGGCCGGTGGCTTGCTTTTATGGCGAGTACGCGAGCGTATCCGCGCTGGCGGTCTGAATCCGTTTGCTGTCACGATCCAAGAGCTGCAGCGCGATATCAGCCTGTTAGCCCATCGAGAGCAGTCCGAGCAAACTGGCAGTCGTCGGGATGAGAATCATGACAGTTAAACGCAACGCGATGTTCGAGCGCGCCGTTCGAATTGAGATGCTGCGCGCACGCGCTGCTGTCGAGCGTGACACTATTGCGCGCCACACTGGCGACTTGGTCGATAGCCTCGATCCGCGGGTGGCGGTGGGACGCTTGTTGCCGGGCAATGCTCGCGATATGGTGTCGCGTGGCTTGCGGCTGGTCACTCGTTATCCTTACATCCTGACTACCGTCTTATCTAACCGTCGGTTTAAAGCCGTGCGCTGGATTTCCTTGGCAGCCGTGGCGGTTGGTGCCTGGGCCATGTTCTCTGGCAATGACAAGTCCGATGACAATCCTGATGATCAGTCTTTGTAAGGCCGGATCTTAAATCGGTTGCTCCAGACTTTTCAGGATGTCGGCAACGAATTTATCGACGGGATAATGCTTCATCAGCTCGTCACGCGCCCAGGCCAGTGGCGTGGAGGACACCAGCATCACTTTGGCTAGATTGCGACTCTCGGTTTGCGCGGCCTGCACTCGTTTGCGGTGACGCAGCTCGTACAGCCGCAAAGCCCGAGTAACCGTATTGGCTTCAACTCTCAGTAATTCGTCAGCTAGCACCGCTGCAGACTCCATCGCATTGGAAGCGCCAACCCCTGCGGTGGGTAAAAATGCCGTGGCTGCATCACCGAGTAACACGACACGGCCTTCGCTCCAGACGGCTGAGCGCACATCATCAAGTTTCCAGAAAAAGATTTCGTTGGTATCGTCCGGCAGGGCGTCAAATACACTCGGCAGTGCCGCCGCGATTGGTTTGAAATGATCGCGGATATCGGCGGCGCGATGTGTCTTGATATCCATCTGTCCAATCGGACCGCCTGCAAAGACGCACAACTGCTCTTTGCAAGGGTAGAGCCCTAAAAACCGGCCAGCGCCCCAATACTCGGTGACATCATCAACCGGTATGACGCCATTATCTGCCCACCAGATCCAGCCGCCCCAGCCAGTCTCATGTAATGGCACGTGGCCTGCAATCAGTTCGCGCGTTTTGGAGTGAATGCCATCGGCGCCGACCACCAGGTCGTAGTCCGATTGCCGGCCATCGGCAAATGTCACTGACACAGAGGCACTGGTCTGAGTCAAAGCGGTGATGCTGGTGTTCATCCTCAGGCGCGTGTCTGATAGTTTGCTGCGTAAAAGTTCGAGTAGGGATTTTCTGGACAAGGTGCCTGCATCGCCGTGAACTGAAATCTTGTCAGCCAGTCGGTAGGTGTTAATGGCATCACCTTTGCCATTACGAAGGTGATAAGTGCCCAGCGGATTGGCGATTTGACGAAATTGCTTGATGAGTCCCAGCCCAATCAGCACTCTCGAACCGAGCGGCCAAATCGACAGTGCATAACCTGATTTCGCGAAATCAGGGCTGCGTTCAATCAGGTCAACTTCATGGCCACGGCCTTCGAGCAAGGCTGCCAGCGTGGTGCCGCCAACGCCAGCGCCAATAATGAGGATCTTCATGCTGGGCTCCCAGAGGTTCAGTGAAATCAGCAGCCATCGTAGGGCGTGTCGCAGCTAGACAAGCATCACCAACCAGTTGATCGTTCGATACATGACTCCGCCCCACTTGGGTAAGTTAGCGGCACGAGCCGCCGGCGTCTACTAAAATTCTTCAAACTACCTGGTCAACTCCCATGCGTATCGACATCCTCACGCTGTTTCCTGAATACTTTGCACCCTTGTGCACCTCGGGCATCACCGGGCGAGCGCACGACCGTGGTTTGTGGCAATTAAAGACCTGGAATATGCGCGACTTCGTTCAAGATGTGCATCGAACGGTGGATGACCGTCCCTATGGTGGCGGGCCTGGCATGGTCATGCTCGCGCAACCGCTGGCCGATGCGCTGGTCGCAGCCCAATCTGATCGGGCCGCG
Protein-coding sequences here:
- a CDS encoding sulfurtransferase TusA family protein; amino-acid sequence: MAEIDLDHPAATVDATGLECPLPILKAKKALSTLEPGQMLEVITTDRKAKQDFEAFCRQTGNPLLAHRDVGEKVHHYLQRRA
- a CDS encoding pilin, which translates into the protein MHMILTGLRNTQTVTPQAVTHLTAAPTNKTRHLQRGFSLVEVSIVTALMVILAIVGIPALQDYVIENKVPKVAADLQRFVARMKVAGIGGSDAPFANVDKRVLVNGMRGSSAVTVRGEGSTAVVVHGLGGQGISGNGEILMGPAAVPDQPVGSAFSLTLDHVNHAACPMLATTLQRMASQVLIDGKSGEVVVKNDFATPPMAYQPVLADAQCQRGDSNRFVFVFQ
- a CDS encoding FAD-dependent oxidoreductase: MKILIIGAGVGGTTLAALLEGRGHEVDLIERSPDFAKSGYALSIWPLGSRVLIGLGLIKQFRQIANPLGTYHLRNGKGDAINTYRLADKISVHGDAGTLSRKSLLELLRSKLSDTRLRMNTSITALTQTSASVSVTFADGRQSDYDLVVGADGIHSKTRELIAGHVPLHETGWGGWIWWADNGVIPVDDVTEYWGAGRFLGLYPCKEQLCVFAGGPIGQMDIKTHRAADIRDHFKPIAAALPSVFDALPDDTNEIFFWKLDDVRSAVWSEGRVVLLGDAATAFLPTAGVGASNAMESAAVLADELLRVEANTVTRALRLYELRHRKRVQAAQTESRNLAKVMLVSSTPLAWARDELMKHYPVDKFVADILKSLEQPI
- a CDS encoding DUF883 family protein, with protein sequence MATRRKVSEAEHESRLVDPIKHALDEAEDLLREAASASGDKAEELREQALETLRRSRLALHDVQDSLLDRGRQAVRVTDDYVHERPWQAATIAGVAGLLLGLLIARR
- a CDS encoding ATPase, T2SS/T4P/T4SS family, whose translation is MKRAQGTASVLMLGESLMHEAIGVMGVDTALTIDNVEPLFDRLHVPDPQLASQMCPVRLPDGTAQVWVLPEYAHHDQARALVLALAQLGMSIAKPSRQIVPPARLGELNRGLRHGKTTQAVLRVAASTPKHVLVTLLDDLITWALKADASDIHLTVRHAQPYADVAFSINGGCFRPAHFRMLSTEVVLELLAVSWMTVQGGNGAVFDVTCEQQGRFERTIGGDVVGLRWASLVIQGGVSVCWRLLNRVCWQVAPSLDELGYDPTQYAAMLRATHGHGGLVVFAGLVGSGKSTSLAALMKLIPTTRKIITLEDPVEYVIDNALQCPVAGFDAQAVTGQLASKLKTIKRSAAHDVLIGELRDTLGGQAVVDLVLAGTNVYTTVHASSALQILTRLSSDLIGVPESLLVMPGFIKLLVYQVLLKQLCTACSQSASDWLASADGLPDQPQSLLSDKLEWLERLAQVTNGNWQDWRFRNHAGCAACQRHEDSHGTGYRDRLLIAEMIEPAALPGFYPALAGRSLWQQVASWQLAAGTQASELTGYLPVVNAAQVHLNQGLIDPLDYVLRFAPVLTESV
- the rimM gene encoding ribosome maturation factor RimM (Essential for efficient processing of 16S rRNA) yields the protein MQATPSDLVELGRVLGAHGIKGWIKVQPFSSDSEALGAVKRWWLRLPQSPLAVPDSTASPAVAVNLVWAKPHGANWIACVRGLNDRDEAQALKGNTVMVPRGAFPKLDENEYYWVDLIGCSVTTDADGESEHLGVVESVQDNPAHPILVVRQQHVINGQCVDRVDDKDKAVYSLIPFVAAHVGDIDTEARIIETHWPRDF
- the rpsP gene encoding 30S ribosomal protein S16, translated to MVVIRMARGGSKKRPFYSLVATDSRDRRDGRFIERVGFYNPVAGDSDEKLRIQMDRVTYWQGVGAQLSPSVARLVKEYSKQVAA
- a CDS encoding shufflon system plasmid conjugative transfer pilus tip adhesin PilV, with product MTSLLRPNGHGRVSSWPRARQTGQALVEWMVVAALAMLVVIWAAGEFAQKAEQAAADGYGQWLQAVSTAITEAIKHDDAASQPSAGMFGQLPLNTLVPIEPWLARLKQDGWLAAALASRPSLPYDIRLVRLDSTGACASDACPLTVLLLAMPRTEQAALHPSAILAALAGKGLAVTDLAPDRLRGAAYEVSNPMPGGMPLPLGTVGLLAWHPDRAPAYVRLHETRSVTLAGGVQLGQTAQAEGDCQPEGLVMVDSAGELLICQSGHWQKVGQPHDHVRQCGALAQQDQVLLDLQRQSRLWPLLGGDSGCRCPSDFAAVNLGREFERVGPVVLVDGYACLRL
- a CDS encoding phage holin family protein: MSIRHSVKDLSADLVQAIATRVELFGLEWQQAREDLPRLLALWVVGLLALLFAAALFTLLIIVLAWDTPYRDWVVLTLCVLYAVAGGLLLWRVRERIRAGGLNPFAVTIQELQRDISLLAHREQSEQTGSRRDENHDS
- the alaS gene encoding alanine--tRNA ligase, whose protein sequence is MKVSEIREKFLKYFESKGHTIVPSSSLVPGNDPTLLFTNSGMVQFKDVFTGQETRNYTRATTSQRSVRAGGKHNDLENVGYTARHHTFFEMLGNFSFGDYFKRDAIHYAWELLTTVYKLPVDRLWVTVYHEDDEAYDIWAKEIGVPTERIIRIGDNKGARYASDNFWQMADTGPCGPCSEIFYDHGPEVWGGPPGSPEEDGDRYIEIWNLVFMQFERDSDGVMHPLPKPCVDTGMGLERIAAVLQHVHSNYEIDLFESLIKAAARETGCSDLTNNSLKVIADHIRACAFLVVDGVIPSNEGRGYVLRRIIRRALRHGYKLGQSKPFFHRLVNDLVQQMGAAYPELANNADRVGRVLLQEEERFGETLENGMRILDEALANLKSGQTLDGQTLFMLYDTYGFPVDLTADICREKSIEVDMVGFDEAMGKQRDQARAAGRFKSVDGLHYEGDQTVFHGYDALAWEAAVVALYVDGTPVDEIAAGQSAVVVLDETPFYAESGGQVGDAGEIVTEAGQFVVSDTQKIQAGVFGHHGELTRGSLKVGQSVKAKVDTLRRARTVRNHSATHLMHKALREVLGAHVQQRGSLVDPDKTRFDFAHDAPMTAEQIAEVEEIVNREILANEPTDARIMAFDDAVKSGAVALFGEKYGDTVRVLDIGSSRELCGGTHVTRTGDIGLFKIVSESGVAAGVRRVEAITGDNVLHWAQSLNATAAHIASMVKSTVSDAANRVAQLQEQLKSAERELAQTKAKMSAGAGAALADQAQVVAGIRVLAHDVVGADPKGLRAMVDQLKDKLQSGVVVLATVTDDKVSLVAGVTKDLMDRVKAGDLLAHVATQVGGKGGGRPDMAMGGGTEPAKLATALQSVPAWVQTKIQG